Sequence from the Chiloscyllium plagiosum isolate BGI_BamShark_2017 unplaced genomic scaffold, ASM401019v2 scaf_6025, whole genome shotgun sequence genome:
AAAAACAAaatattactgaaatggagaaTGTCTGCAGAACTtcgaggtgcagagggatttttGTGTTCTTTTGTGAGTGTTAGTGTGCAGATACAGTGAGTAATTCAACAGGTTCATGGGATGCCATCCTGTATTTCATGAGGAATTGAATTGAGGCATGTTAGATGTCAGTTACAGAGTGATAGCACATTTCGAATACTTTTCGGGCTCCCTATTTAAGGTATGATGTAAGTGTGTTGGAGATGGTTTAGAGGAGGTTTGTACCtagatacctggaatgagtgaatGATCCTcatgaggaaaagttggacagaCTGTGCTTGTTTCCACTGAAGTTTGGAAGAGTGATTGAAGATCCCAGAATGGTGTTGGAGTGGGTGTGGGAAGGAGAGAGTGAATACCAGCTCACCGTGCCAGCCACCCCAAAAAGCACCACTGGTGACTGAcaacgtctctctctctctctctctgttttctccAGTGGTGACCCTGACAAATGTGACCTCTGGGGGAATGCGCCCCTTCACCTGGCAGCTGCTCACGGCCACCTGAACCTGCTATCCTTCCTGGTGTCGTTTGGTGCAAACATCTGGTGCCTGGACAATGACTACCACACGCCGTTGAACATGGCAGCCATGAAGAACCACATGGAGTGTATCCGCTACCTGGACTCCATCGCTGCCAAGCAGACCCAGCTCAACCCGAAGTTGGTGAGCAAACTGAAGCGCAGGGCCTTCCGTGAAGCCGACAAACGCATCAAGGAATGCGCCAAGCTGCAGGAGAGGCACCGCCGCCGGATGGAGAAAAGGCACAGGAGGGAGATGTTGGATACCTCGGACACCGTCAGCTTCTCCAGCTTCGCCAGCGGCAGCAGCCTAGGCCGCAGGCTTCAGGGCCTGGCCTCGGGGCCTTACTCACTCGGGCCCTCGGCTTCGGCCATGGCCAAGGGGGGCAAGAGCAAGATGCAGAGGAGGCTGGAGAGGAGGAAGCAGGCGGATGGAACCTTCAAGGTGTCGGAGGATGGTCGGAGGAGTGTGCGCTCGCTctcgggcctgcagctcagcagTGAGGTGATGTCAGTCAGGCCGCCTGGGCAGCACTCCAGTCCCCGGGGTAACAGCCGCCGCAACATCCGGGACATGTTCAGCCCCGACGGAGCCAGCGAGCCAGGCCCAGGCCCTACAGAGGCTGCCGGCTCCGAGGTCAGCACTGACTCTGGACACGAGTCCCTCTTCAACAGGCCCGGTCTGGGCACTCTGCTCTTCCGGAGGAGCTATGCGAGTGGTGGGCTGTTTGGTCTAGGCCTGGGCTCAGGCCAGGGGGATGAGGAGGAGCCAGACCCTGAGGAACAGGCCCCAGGCCTTCGCCGCCCCCCCAGCCTGGACGACAGCATTGGCAGTGCCCGGAGCCTGCAGGAGGCTGCTGAGGCTGAGGACCAGTCATCCTGGTTGGGCCTGGAGCTGAGCCCTGAGCCTGATGTTGACAGTAGCCCCCTGGAAACGTTCCTGGCCTCCCTGAGCATCTCCGAATTGGTGCCAGTCTTCAACAGGGAGCAGATTGACCTCGACGCTCTGGTGCTGTGCTCagatgaggatctgaaaagtatTGCCATCCCCCTGGGGCCCAGGAAGAAAATCCTGGAGGGTGTCCAGAGGAGACAGCAGGCCCTTGAGCGGCCTGACAAACTGGAGGACACCAGCCTGTGAGGGGGCCCTATTGTGAGCAGGGAGACAGGGGGCCCCTCGCAGGCTGCTGTTCCTGACAGGAGCTTCACACCAATCTGACTGGCAGCCAACTAGCATAGAGGGTGACAGCACACTGTCCTGAAGGAGGGCTGTGTCAGGTAAGAACAACTccatctgtgtgtgtctctgtaaattttaaatagaatccttacaatgtggaaccaggccatttggcccatcaagcccgcACCAAGTCACTGGAAAtgatctcacccagacccacccctttaCCCTATCCTCttacatttcccaaggctaacccacctaacctagacatccctggacactatgggcaatcgagcatagccaattcacctaacctgcacaactttggactgtgggaggaaacccacgcagacacggggagaatgtgcaaactccacacagacagttacccgaggctggaattgaacctgggtccctggcgctgtgaggcagcagtgctaaccactcaaccACTGTGGCACCACGTGTCTCTGTCTAttactgtgtctctgtctgtgtctatctctgtctctgtctgtgtgtcaggATGATGCACACACTGCCAAATATCTAGCTGACCCAGTCAGCCCCCGGGTGCCATGATAATGTCCTTCTGTTGTGTGTTGGGGTTTTCTTTCATGACACATTCATAGTTGGCCAATAATTCTTATTCCCAGCACGAGCTCAATGGCATGAATGGTCATCTGCTGTTTCGCAACAGTCCTCTGACTGCTCACAGGCTCCATCCTTCCTGATAAAATCCCAATGCTGAATCCTTACTCTCAATACTCTCCACTGTCTGAAATCTCTCATTGAGTCTCACACACCACATCACATCCAGTCATTACAGCATgtgaggaggccattcgacccattgagctTCTGCCAGCTCTTGGTAATCCAGACAGTTCCCATTCTCTAAGCCAGGCCTCAAACCTGAGCTGCTGTCAAATCTCTTTACCTGCTtttgtggtagtgcttatattttcctgagcacccatgttgtgtatgtgtgtgtgtgagcgtgtgtgtgtgagcgcgtgtgtgtgcatgtgtgtgtgtgagagcgtgcgtgtgtgcatgtgtgtgtgtgcgtgtgtgtgtgagtgtgtgtgtgagtgtgcgtgtacAAGCGTGAGGCACAGTgagagacaacaggtgtacaaatctttattcaatcaAATCTCTGCATTGGCTGATGAGGATGATTTGCTCAACAACCAAATTAAGATTAATTAAtgtatatgcttccttttttcacAAATAGAAACCAAGCAACACTCAGTTTTGGGAACTGATTCTGTGTTGGCTGTGCCAGTTAGTGTGTTCCTGCTTTTGAACGAAAGGAAAGCCATCAAATTATTGTCAACAATTTGTTTCTACAACATTAGCTCGTGCCATGCCCATAGCTCAGAGAAAGTCTTATGTCTATGAATGGTCACAGACAGCTACACCACCTTCCCCAGGCCTGATCTCGGTCACCTCATTGTGTCCATCTCCCTTCAgacactctcccctcccctcagaCTCTCCCCTGCCCCTCAGACTCTCCCCACTCAGACTCTCCCCTCCCTCAGACTCTCCCCACTCAGACTCTCCCCCACCCTCAGACTCTCCCCNNNNNNNNNNNNNNNNNNNNNNNNNNNNNNNNNNNNNNNNNNNNNNNNNNNNNNNNNNNNNNNNNNNNNNNNNNNNNNNNNNNNNNNNNNNNNNNNNNNNNNNNNNNNNNNNNNNNNNNNNNNNNNNNNNNNNNNNNNNNNNNNNNNNNNNNNNNNNNNNNNNNNNNNNNNNNNNNNNNNNNNNNNNNNNNNNNNNNNNNNNNNNNNNNNNNNNNNNNNNNNNNNNNNNNNNNNNNNNNNNNNNNNNNNNNNNNNNNNNNNNNNNNNNNNNNNNNNNNNNNNNNNNNNNNNNNNNNNNNNNNNNNNNNNNNNNNNNNNNNNNNNNNNNNNNNNNNNNCAGACTCTCTGCCCCTCCCCTTAGACACTCCCTCCCCCCAGACTGACTTCCCCCTCCACTCAGATTCACTTCCCCtcagacacccccacccccagactCTCTGCCCCTCCCCTTGGAACACTTCCTGTTGAATGACCATCCTCTGAGGCAAAAgtctgagggtgaccttatagaggtttattaaatcatgaagggcatggatacagtaaatagaaaCTGTcatttcccttgggtgggggagtcctgaactagagggtaAAGGtccagggaaagatataaaagagacctaaggggaacctttttcacgcagagggtggtatgtgtatggaatgagctgccagaggatgtggtggagactggtacaattgcaacatttaaaaggcatttggatgggtatatgaataggaagggtttggagggatatgggccgggtgctggcaggtgggactagattggattgggatatctggtcggcatggacgggttgggcggaagggtctgattctgtgctgtacatctctatgactctgtaaaagAGGTAGCTCCATATTATACCGGGGTAGGTTTAGAAGGGGTGTACTATGCAAATAGGATTTCAAATGGTGAGGACAAAGATGCTTAATAATCATGGTTTCAGTGTTCAAAAAAGTGCAGGGAGAGATGTAGAGGGAGGTCAGTTGGAGTAATGATTTGGGAAGGCTTGAATACTTAATAAATACTCAATATAAGTGTTCACTGAGGCAGTGGACACAGATAAATTACCATTTGAAATGGTATCACAGAATccgtacaatgtggaagcaggtcattcggcccactgagtccacactgaccctcagaagagcatcccaccctcctactcaatccctgtaaccctgcatttcccagggctaatccacctaacccacacatccctggacactatgggcaatttggcatggctaatctacctgacctgcacacctttggactgtgggaggaaactggagcacctggagggagcccacacagacacgggggagaatgtacaaacttcatccaggcagtcacccgaggctggaattgaacctgggtccctggcactgtgaggccgcagtgctaaccactgagccaccgtcatGGTAAAGATTGATGGGTTCTCCATGACTGGATTGCTGGCATTGAGATTCCTCAAGGAGGTGTGTGGCGAGgggtgagggagtgggaggataaTGAATGGATTTGCCAAAATTTTCCCGAGATATGGAGGAGATGCCAGAGGATTATAGGGGGCAAATGTAACACTCCTACAGGTTGGTCAGTTAGCCGTCAGCGACTATGTTCCTCCGTGCTACAGCATTGTCCCTTTTGCCATTCGATTTCCACTGCCCTCCACTGGATTATAcctttgaatcacagaatccctccagtgtgaaggcaggctattcggcccatcgagttcacatggtctctctgaagagcatcctacccagatacAGCACCCCCAGCCCCCGCACCCAATCTCCATAAACCTGCAATACCTGTGACGACTCCACCTCGTTTGCTCATCtcttggaggaaaccggagcacccggaggaaatccaagcTTTTGCTTGgcttttatttttccaattcccaCCCTCCCCAATCGCTTGCTTAAAACTTGCTGACATCCCCGAACTTTGCCGAGTCCCGACTGGGactggtcattgacctgaaatccTAAACTGTGtttcctgccagacctgctgagcgctgtcagttttttttgttttaatatggAACAGGTTGGTCTATTGCCTGCTGTCGATGCCAGTGCCTGTGCAAACAATGCTGCCCGCATGGCACCAGTATTTCGACCGTCAATGGAGCTGGTTCCTATTGTATTGGTGCTTCCAGTGCCCTCAATCTTGATTTGGTCGATGCTGCCAGTCTGTCACTTGTCAGTGTGAACACCACAGTCCCACTGTTGCTGATGCCagtatattaattttttttttattttgcaggtGTAGAGAAGTGTCGTGGGGTATGTAACTATTTCCTGCCTGGGCCACGTTACCAGAGAAATCCATCCTCCACGTTCTGAATTCGACAGCCGTCGGTGTTCCCAGTTCTTCCTCGTGGACTCAACTCAGACTCAGTATCGATAGGGATTTCCATACCAGCAGGAGGTATAACAGGGCCCTGCAACTCCCACCCAGCACCCCGCCCCCCCAAACCCCAGCACTGTAACCTCCCATCCACTGTCCCTCCACAACTCCTCCCTATCATCCCTCTGACCTGGCCCTGCCGAACCACCAAGCCTGATTGCCACCTTCCCATTGTGGAGAGGCTGTCTGTGAGGGACTGTCAAATCCTTGGTTGTCCTCGCTGGGTCACATGGCCTAGTGCCTGGTACTGACCTCGAtggcccctccccccaccccagggcagGGTACAGACCCACACAGAGTATCTGTGACTCTCGTCCATATGAACTCCTTTCCCACGTGTACCTCTCAGTGATGGAGCAGTACACACACTGCCGTATTGTTGTGACTGTTTCGTACAGAGCCATATTCTCCTCGTCATTAGTCTTCCAGAAAAATGCAGCATGTATTCGTGCAAATTGCCAGTAACTAACAAAATGACTATCCTCTGAGGTGCTGCACATCGCCCCATCTTGCTGTAAACAGAGTCAGGGACTAGCTCCCTGTTCATGAAGGCTGATTTGAAGACATTTTGTTTATGACTGGGACACGGGGTAACATAAACAGTCCAGTTATAGACTGCAGTAGAGGGTCTCCCTGCTCTCATGCTGATTGCCAACCCCATTAAAGCATGATGGGTAAGGGGCCATTTATTTCAGGTTAACACTGAGGCCAATTCTGAAGTTGCGGAAGAAGATCTCCTTTGTATCCACCTGTCGCTATCCGAGGAGTGTAtaatggagacagtgtagagatagctttcctctgtatctaatcctgtgctgttcctgtcctgggagtgtttgatgtggaacagtgtagagggagttttactctgtatctaaccctgtgctgtccctgttctgagagtgtttgatggtgggCAGTGTAGaagcagctttactctgtatctaatcctgtgtTGTTCCTGTTTGATGGTGGGCAGTGTGATAATGGGGTAAGCTGACACTGTGTAAATAGAAAGGTTACATGATTGACAAGTTTGGATCTTTGGCACAGTCGGTCTGGGTAGTGAGTATCACAGATTCCCAGACTATTGTGTCCCTGTTAAACAGGGACTAGGGGAAGGTGTTGCGAACCTGCTGTTAG
This genomic interval carries:
- the LOC122546435 gene encoding Usher syndrome type-1G protein-like; the encoded protein is MAAMKNHMECIRYLDSIAAKQTQLNPKLVSKLKRRAFREADKRIKECAKLQERHRRRMEKRHRREMLDTSDTVSFSSFASGSSLGRRLQGLASGPYSLGPSASAMAKGGKSKMQRRLERRKQADGTFKVSEDGRRSVRSLSGLQLSSEVMSVRPPGQHSSPRGNSRRNIRDMFSPDGASEPGPGPTEAAGSEVSTDSGHESLFNRPGLGTLLFRRSYASGGLFGLGLGSGQGDEEEPDPEEQAPGLRRPPSLDDSIGSARSLQEAAEAEDQSSWLGLELSPEPDVDSSPLETFLASLSISELVPVFNREQIDLDALVLCSDEDLKSIAIPLGPRKKILEGVQRRQQALERPDKLEDTSL